One region of Gymnogyps californianus isolate 813 chromosome 28, ASM1813914v2, whole genome shotgun sequence genomic DNA includes:
- the LOC127026735 gene encoding uncharacterized protein LOC127026735 yields the protein MICSVTFAGIEGTLTGLSFPGSSFVPFLKTGGPLPLFQSSDTFRDCCDFQRELRVALQAAPFNAGVAFAQALLLLTTYLEEDLLLRLHVLCPIQRQEQYKSGPFSSLSHPLLSPPSPWNKVHLRPRDMSCYNQCLPCQPCGPTPLANSCNEPCVRQCQDSTVVIQPSPVVVTLPGPILSSFPQSTAVGSSTSAAVGSILSSEGVPISSGGFGLSGLGSRLCGRRCLPC from the exons ATGATTTGCTCCGTCACCTTTGCAGGGATCGAGGGGACGCTGACGGGCCTGTCATTCCCCGGCTCCTCCTTCgtgcccttcttgaagacaggaggcCCACTGCctctcttccagtcctcagaTACATTCCGTGACTGCTGTGACTTTCAAAGGGAGTTGAGAGTGGCCTT GCAAGCTGCCCCGTTCAACGCTGGGGTTGCCTTTGCccaagctttgcttttgctgacgACCTACCTGGAAGAAGACCTTCTTCTTCGCCTCCATGTGCTTTGCCCGATTCAACgccag GAGCAGTATAAAAGCGggcccttctcctccctctctcatcCACTCCTCTCGCCTCCATCTCCTTGGAACAAG gtgcacCTGCGGCCCCGAGACATGTCCTGCTACAACCAGTGCCTGCcatgccagccctgcggcccgaccccgctggccaacagctgcaatgagccctgtgtcaggcagtgccaggactcCACCGTCGTCATCCAGCCCTCCCCCGTGGTGGtcaccctgcccggccccatcctcagctccttcccacagagCACCGCCGTGGGAtcctccacctccgctgccgttggcagcatcctcagctctgagggagtgCCCATCTCCTCCGGGGGCTTTGGCCTCTCCGGCTTGGGCAGCCGCCTCTGCGGCAGGAGGTGTCTCCCCTGCTAA
- the LOC127026734 gene encoding feather beta keratin-like, whose amino-acid sequence MKGQEGDLTVRLGRCRSSIKACPSPPSLIHSSRLHLLGNKVHLRPRDMSCYSQCLPCQPCGPTPLANSCNEPCVRQCQDSTVVIQPSPVVVTLPGPILSSFPQSTAVGSSTSAAVGSILSSEGVPISSGGFGLSGLGGRLCGRRCLPC is encoded by the exons ATGAAAGGACAAGAAGGGGATC TGACTGTGCGCCTGGGGCGGTGCAGGAGCAGTATAAAAGCgtgcccttctcctccctctctcatcCACTCCTCTCGCCTCCATCTCCTTGGGAACAAG gtgcacCTGCGGCCCCGAGACATGTCCTGCTACAGCCAGTGCCTGCcatgccagccctgcggcccgaccccgctggccaacagctgcaatgagccctgtgtcaggcagtgccaggactcCACCGTCGTCATCCAGCCCTCCCCCGTGGTGGtcaccctgcccggccccatcctcagctccttcccgcagAGCACCGCCGTGGGAtcctccacctccgctgccgttggcagcatcctcagctctgagggagtgCCCATCTCCTCCGGGGGCTTTGGCCTCTCCGGCTTGGGCGGCCGCCTCTGCGGCAGGAGGTGTCTCCCCTGCTaa